A stretch of the Nicotiana tabacum cultivar K326 chromosome 6, ASM71507v2, whole genome shotgun sequence genome encodes the following:
- the LOC107776808 gene encoding putative UDP-arabinopyranose mutase 1: protein MAPILNGEVDIVIPTIRSLDFLENWRPFFEPYHLIIIQDGDPTKVIKVPQGFDYELYNRDDINRILGPKASCISFKDGACRCFGFLVSKKKFIYTIDDDCFVAKDPSGKDIDALAQHLDNLTKPSTPYFFNTLYDPYREGADFVRGYPFSLREGVPTAVSHGLWLNIPDYDAPTQLVKPRERNTRYVDAVMTIPKGTLYPMCAMNLAFNRELVGPAMYFGIMGDGQPLGRYDDMWAGWCSKVVCDHLGYGVKTGLPYLWHSKASNPFVNLKKEFKGLFWQEEMIPFFQSVVLPKECTNAQQCYLELAKMVKEKLGPIDPYFHNFAAAMVTWIEAWEEFNAPAKAKIDSVKSA, encoded by the exons ATGGCTCCTATTTTGAATGGTGAGGTAGACATTGTGATACCAACAATAAGAAGCTTGGACTTCTTGGAAAATTGGAGGCCATTCTTTGAGCCATATCATTTGATCATCATTCAAGATGGAGATCCTACCAAGGTGATTAAGGTCCCTCAGGGCTTCGATTATGAGCTCTACAATCGCGATGACATTAATAGGATTCTTGGTCCTAAGGCTAGTTGCATCTCTTTCAAGGATGGTGCTTGTCGTTGCTTCGGGTTCTTGGTTTCCAAGAAGAAGTTCATTTACACCATTGATGATGATTGCTTT GTGGCAAAGGATCCAAGTGGGAAAGATATTGATGCATTGGCACAACATCTTGACAATCTGACAAAACCATCCACACCCTACTTCTTCAACACTCTGTATGATCCATACAGAGAAGGCGCTGATTTCGTTCGAGGGTATCCATTTAGCTTGAGGGAAGGTGTGCCAACTGCTGTGTCCCATGGCCTGTGGCTTAACATCCCTGATTATGATGCTCCTACTCAGCTTGTCAAGCCTCGTGAGCGTAATACCAG GTATGTGGATGCTGTGATGACAATCCCAAAAGGGACACTCTATCCCATGTGTGCTATGAATCTTGCATTTAACAGAGAACTTGTTGGTCCTGCTATGTATTTTGGGATTATGGGAGATGGCCAACCTCTTGGCAGATATGATGATATGTGGGCTGGTTGGTGTTCTAAG GTGGTGTGTGATCATTTGGGCTATGGAGTGAAGACAGGGTTGCCATACCTGTGGCACAGTAAGGCTAGCAATCCATTTGTGAATTTGAAGAAGGAATTCAAAGGGTTGTTCTGGCAAGAAGAGATGATTCCCTTCTTCCAATCTGTTGTCTTACCAAAGGAATGCACTAATGCCCAACAATGCTACCTTGAGCTGGCTAAGATGGTGAAGGAAAAGCTTGGTCCAATTGATCCCTATTTCCACAATTTTGCTGCTGCTATGGTCACTTGGATTGAGGCTTGGGAAGAATTCAATGCACCAGCAAAGGCTAAGATTGACTCTGTGAAATCTGCTTAG